The segment CAACGCCTCCGCCTTGTCGCGCGTGCGATTATAAACGGCCACCTCATGCCCGGCCTTCAACAGGTTCGCGGCCATGGCGCTGCCCATTTGGCCCAATCCGATAAATCCGATCTTCATTGGAAACTCTCCATCTCAAATCCATCTGGATACTTGGCGGCGATCATTCAGCTTTCAAGCAAAATAGCCCGCTGTTTTTGCAACAGCGGGCTTCGATTATTTCCAATACTGCCAGCAGATATCGGGCGATTACACGCCGGATTGGCCATCCGAGCCGATATAGGCGATGCGCAGCATGTTGGTCGCGCCGGGGGTACCGAGCGGCACGCCGGCCGAGATGATAATGCGGTCGCCGGGCTTGCCGAAGCCTTCTTCGGCGACGATGCGGCAGGCATTGTTGACCATATCGTCGAGGTCGGTGGCGTCATGGGTGACGACACAGTGCATGCCCCAGACCACCGACAGGCGGCGGGCCGTCTGGATGATCGGCGACAGCGCCAGGATCGGAACCTGCGGGCGCTCACGCGAGGCGCGCAAGCCGGTCGTGCCCGACGAAGTGTAGCAGACGATAGCGGCAAGCTTCAGCGTCTCGGCGATCTGTCGGGCGGCGAGCGAGATGGCGTCGGCGCCGGTTGCTTCCGGCTGGGCGCGCTGCGCGTAGATGATACCCGGATAGTGCGGCTCGCGTTCGATCGTGCTGGCGATCGAAGCCATCGTCGAAACGGCCTCGACCGGATAGTCGCCCGAGGCGGATTCGGCCGACAGCATGACGGCGTCGGCGCCTTCGAAGACGGCGGTGGCGACGTCGGAGACTTCGGCACGGGTCGGAACCGGCGACGAGATCATCGATTCCAGCATCTGCGTGGCAACGACCACCGGCTTGCCGGAACGGCGGCAGGCGCGGATAAGCTGCTTCTGAATGCCGGGAACGGCTTCGAGCGGCATTTCGACGCCAAGATCGCCGCGGGCGACCATCAGCGCATCGGAAAGCTCGATGATTTCCTCGATGCGCTCGACGGCCTGCGGCTTCTCGATCTTCGACATCAGACCGACGCGGCCACGCGAAATCTTGCGAACTTCGGAGAGGTCTTCCGGACGCTGGATGAAGGAGAGCGCCACCCAGTCGACTTCGTTGGTGGCGAGCACCGCGTCGAGGTCGGTGCGATCCTTGTCGGTCAGAGCGCCGACGCCAAGCAGCGTATCCGGCAGGCTGACGCCCTTGCGGTCGGAGATCTTCGTGCCGGAAATGACGGTCGTGACAATGCTCTTGCCATCGCACTTTTCGGCGCGGAGGGCGAGCTTGCCGTCATCGATCAGCAACCGGTGGCCGGGTTGAACCGACTCCAGGATTTCCGGATGCGGCAGGAAAACGCGGGTATTGTCACCGGGCGCATCGTTATTGTCGAGCGTGAAGGTCTGGCCGGGCTTGAGATCGACCTTGCCCTGGGCAAACTTACCGACACGCAGCTTGGGACCCTGCAAGTCGGCGAGAATGCCGATCGGGCGGCCACAGCGGGCCTCGACGGCGCGGATACGCTGGATGAGCGTGCGCATCAGGTCATGGCTGGCATGACTCATGTTGATGCGGAAGAGGTCGGCACCGGCCTCATGCAGCTTCTGGATCATCTCCTCTTCGGAGGAAGCCGGGCCGAGCGTCGCTAGGATTTTGACTTTTCGGTTGCGTTTCATCAATTCTGGCTTTCTTGGCTGCCCGGGGTATCGGAGAGCTGAACCATCCAACTCGCCTGACGCCCCGTGTCGTATTCCTTGAATCCCATTTTCTGGTAACCGCGTGCGTAGCAATCTTTCACGCCTGGGATTTTGAATTCATTTTCCGCCACGCACATTTCGATATCGCCCGTCCAGCGGCCGCCGCGAGCTGCGTCTTCTGCGTAGAGGTAATAATAGCGGGACTGAAGCGGCCCTTCGATCAGAGTGGCGCAAGTGGTGGCCGGAACCTGCCACCATCCCTCGGTCACCCAGCCTTCCTTCGCACGATAGCCGATCGCTACACCCACGAGATTCTGCGTACCATTGCAGACGCGGAAATCGGCATGGGCTGCATTTGGCATGAAGAAAAACGGCGCGGCGGCGGCAAGGATGAAAAATGCGAATCGGGCAAGCGGCCCTGACCGCGTAACGAAACTTGGCGCGACTTGGCTGGACACGGCTTCCAATGGGCTCCCGGTTATTCGTTGTTGCGTCTTCTTGCGCTGCCATCCTACGAATGTCAACGCAACTCTAATCGATTATATTTTCTTCACGGAATGGTGGCAGCGCCCTAAGGTCCGCACCTCGCCGATCAAGAGGCCAAGCCTTGCACCTTCCGCCCGCGCATGCAATCAAACAACGGGCTGAAAATGCGGTATTCGACAATCCACATGAATGACTTCACATCTTTTGAAATCATATCCGGCAATCGTGACAAAGGCATGGTCATCCTCGGCGATCATGCAAAGCGGCACCTCCCCGAACGCTACGGACGGCTCGGCCTGCCGGAAACTACCTTTTCGCGGCATATCGCCTATGACATCGGCATCGAGGGGCTTTGCCGCCAACTTTCGGCACGGCTTGGCGTTCCCGCCGTGCTGGGCGGCTTTTCCAGGCTGCTGATCGATCCGAACCGCGGCGAAGACGACCCGACCCTCATCATGAAGATTTCCGATGGGGCGATCATCCCTGGCAATCATCCGATCACCGAGGAAGAGTGGAATTACCGCATCGAAGCTTTCCACCGGCCCTATCACCGCGCCGTGAATGAGACGATCGCATCGGTCGCAGAGGCGACGGGCCGCGCGCCGCTGGTGCTCTCGCTGCATTCCTTCACACCGGCCTGGAAGGGCGTCCCTCGCCCTTGGCATGCGAGCGTGCTCTGGGACAGCGACGAGCGCGCCGTGCTACCGCTTCTTGCAAAGCTCGGCGCCGACACCAATCTCGTTATAGGCGACAACGAACCCTATGACGGGGCGCTGAGAAACGACACCATGTACCGCCATTGCATGGTCACGGGCATTCCGCATGCACTGCTGGAAGTCCGTCAGGATCTGATCGGCGACGAGGCTGGTATCAGCGAATGGGCCGAGCGCCTGGCACCGATCTTTTCGGCGATGAACGACGACCCGGCGCTGCATGAATATAAGCGCTACCCGTCGCGTACCGGCCCGTACGACGAGGCTTGAGGAGATAGAGATGACCGAGCTCACCAAGGAACAGCAGACCGAACTGGAGGCCGCCGCCTTCCGTCGCCTTGTCGCGCATCTGCGCAAGCGCAGCGACGTTCAGAACATCGACCTGATGAACCTCGCCGGCTTCTGCCGCAACTGCCTCTCCAACTGGTATCGCGAGGCGGCCGAAGAAGCGGGCCTGCCGGTGACCAGGGACGAATCGCGCGAAATGGTTTACGGCATGCCCTACGAAGACTGGAAAAATCTGCATCAGACGGAGGCTTCCGCTGTGCAAAAAGCCGCTTTTGAGCAGAACAGGCCGAAGGAATAGGGCCACTTCCATAGAGACGACTTGACCTCGCGCTTCATTCGCGGCAGGTCAACGGCCCATCGAATTCAGGCCTCAAGGCCGCAAGAGAGGATACGACATATGGAAGAAGTGGCCACGACCGGCGAGGTCAACGTAGCGGCGGCGGAACTCCGCCAGTTCATCGAGCGCATCGAGCGGTTGGAAGAAGAGAAGCAGACGATCGCCGACGACATCAAGGACGTGTTCGGCGAAGCGAAAGGCCGTGGCTACGACACCAAGGCAATGAAGACGATCATCAGGCTGCGCAAGAAGGATGCCAATGAACGTCTTGAGGAAGAATCCATCCTTCAGACCTACATGGCCGCGCTTGGAATGGAATGATCACGCCTTTCGGGCGGCCAGCACTCGATAAGGCCGCCTGATACCTTCTTGTCGGTTCGACAAAGCCCACGCTTGCTACCTCCTGCAAAGCTTGGAATTCCTTATTTTCCTCGCAGCCACATTCTTTATAGCTCGATAGCTCGCGCAGATGCGCCCGCCGCTTAAGGAACAAATCTTCCCATTGGCGATCGCTTGGCTCGACCGGACCGCCCCACTCCAGGCAAAGCCGGCCGGCGAAAACCACCTGCAGTCGATCACCTCGCGCAATTATCCAGAAAACGCAAAGAAGTAAGGGAAATCGTCGCTTACGACCTCCAGATTTGCCCCATCCTCCCGTTGTTAACTGATAGTTAACCATAATTGCATTTATGCCAAATATCGATCTCAGGGGCTTGATTTCACAATGCGCCGCGTAATTTGCCCATGAATATAATGATAAACGATTGCCGCGATCCCAAAGATGCACTTAGTCAAGATATTCACGCTCGTAACATTGGCCGCTTTGGGGACCAGTTGCACGACAACGGGCGGAGTGCGGCAATCGGCTGGTCCAGAAACCGTTCCTAATGAGAAAGCATTGGCGTTCCCACCGCCCGGCGGCCCTGCCATCGTCAGCGTGGTCGAACGCAAACATAAGGACGATGTGGAACAGACGATTTCGCTCGCCACGTCATCGTCGGTTCCTGGTCAGAACTTCCTCAAAGTGCAGTTTCTCGGCGGGTCCGGCTCGAACCCGGGACTGGGCAGCACACCGTATGCAATGATCAGCGAAAGTGCGATCTCGCGTGAGATGGCTGCGACGATACCAGGCGTCCGGCTCGCTCGCTCCGCTACCTTCGTGCAGAACAGCTACGGCCCCTTCGGTTATGCTTCCGGCCAGAGCCGGGCGGGCGATACCTGCGTTTACGCCTGGCAGCAAATTCAGGCAGGCCAGTCTGCGCCGGTAGAGCAGCGCAATTTCAGCATGGTGCAGGTCAGGCTCCGGCTCTGTGATGCGCAAGCAAACGAGCGGCAACTTCTGAGCACCGTCTACGGCTACACGATCGCCGGCGGCTTCGAAAACGAAGCCCTGAACCTCTATGGTGCCCCGCGGGGAGCCGATGCTTTGCTTGGTCGCCCGGGCGATCCGATTTATCCGGACGCGGGAGGGTATCGCAACGGAGCGACGCCTATCGGCTACGAAGCCCGCCCCGTCATTCGTCCCGCAATCGTTACCCGTCAGACGACGGTCCAGCCGCAAGCCGTCACTGTGGCAGCGCCTCAAGCAATCGGTCCTCGCGTGCCATTGCCCGATCCGCAAGGCGGCGCTCCCCAGGCAGGTGTCATGACCGCGCCGGCACGGATACCGGGGCAGGTTCAGCCAAGAACGACGGGAACCAACGGTACAATCGTACCATCGCCAGACTGTATCGGCGACGCGGCTACGAACGCTGCCTGCCGGAGATAATGAAACAACTTGGGAGCGTCGACAGGCGCTCGGCTCAGCGCCATTGAAGGGACGTCGATGCATACAGCACGAAGCATTCTGATGTGGATTGCGGTTTCGCTATGCGGGATCGTCCTCATCACATTGCCGGTCAACTTGCAGACTCAACTCATCGCGAGCACCGCTGTCGTTGCCTTCATGGCGATCATCAAGATCCTCAAGGCTCAAGGAACGTGGCGGCTGATCGCGCTTGCTTTCGGTACATCGATCGTGTTGCGCTACGTCTATTGGCGCACGACCAACACCCTGCCACCCGTCAATCAGCCGGAAAACTTCATTCCTGGCCTGCTGCTC is part of the Rhizobium sp. CB3090 genome and harbors:
- the pyk gene encoding pyruvate kinase, which encodes MKRNRKVKILATLGPASSEEEMIQKLHEAGADLFRINMSHASHDLMRTLIQRIRAVEARCGRPIGILADLQGPKLRVGKFAQGKVDLKPGQTFTLDNNDAPGDNTRVFLPHPEILESVQPGHRLLIDDGKLALRAEKCDGKSIVTTVISGTKISDRKGVSLPDTLLGVGALTDKDRTDLDAVLATNEVDWVALSFIQRPEDLSEVRKISRGRVGLMSKIEKPQAVERIEEIIELSDALMVARGDLGVEMPLEAVPGIQKQLIRACRRSGKPVVVATQMLESMISSPVPTRAEVSDVATAVFEGADAVMLSAESASGDYPVEAVSTMASIASTIEREPHYPGIIYAQRAQPEATGADAISLAARQIAETLKLAAIVCYTSSGTTGLRASRERPQVPILALSPIIQTARRLSVVWGMHCVVTHDATDLDDMVNNACRIVAEEGFGKPGDRIIISAGVPLGTPGATNMLRIAYIGSDGQSGV
- a CDS encoding DUF2312 domain-containing protein, encoding MEEVATTGEVNVAAAELRQFIERIERLEEEKQTIADDIKDVFGEAKGRGYDTKAMKTIIRLRKKDANERLEEESILQTYMAALGME
- a CDS encoding DUF1244 domain-containing protein, coding for MTELTKEQQTELEAAAFRRLVAHLRKRSDVQNIDLMNLAGFCRNCLSNWYREAAEEAGLPVTRDESREMVYGMPYEDWKNLHQTEASAVQKAAFEQNRPKE
- the bcsN gene encoding cellulose biosynthesis protein BcsN, which translates into the protein MHLVKIFTLVTLAALGTSCTTTGGVRQSAGPETVPNEKALAFPPPGGPAIVSVVERKHKDDVEQTISLATSSSVPGQNFLKVQFLGGSGSNPGLGSTPYAMISESAISREMAATIPGVRLARSATFVQNSYGPFGYASGQSRAGDTCVYAWQQIQAGQSAPVEQRNFSMVQVRLRLCDAQANERQLLSTVYGYTIAGGFENEALNLYGAPRGADALLGRPGDPIYPDAGGYRNGATPIGYEARPVIRPAIVTRQTTVQPQAVTVAAPQAIGPRVPLPDPQGGAPQAGVMTAPARIPGQVQPRTTGTNGTIVPSPDCIGDAATNAACRR
- a CDS encoding N-formylglutamate amidohydrolase, with amino-acid sequence MNDFTSFEIISGNRDKGMVILGDHAKRHLPERYGRLGLPETTFSRHIAYDIGIEGLCRQLSARLGVPAVLGGFSRLLIDPNRGEDDPTLIMKISDGAIIPGNHPITEEEWNYRIEAFHRPYHRAVNETIASVAEATGRAPLVLSLHSFTPAWKGVPRPWHASVLWDSDERAVLPLLAKLGADTNLVIGDNEPYDGALRNDTMYRHCMVTGIPHALLEVRQDLIGDEAGISEWAERLAPIFSAMNDDPALHEYKRYPSRTGPYDEA
- a CDS encoding DUF1036 domain-containing protein, producing MEAVSSQVAPSFVTRSGPLARFAFFILAAAAPFFFMPNAAHADFRVCNGTQNLVGVAIGYRAKEGWVTEGWWQVPATTCATLIEGPLQSRYYYLYAEDAARGGRWTGDIEMCVAENEFKIPGVKDCYARGYQKMGFKEYDTGRQASWMVQLSDTPGSQESQN